aatcccagcagtttgggtggccgaggcgggcagatcgcccgaggtcaggagtttgagaccagcctgtccaacacgatgaaaccccatctctactaaaaagtacaaaaattagtcaggcgtggtagcgggcaccgtcatcccagctgctcaggaggctgaggcaggagaactgcttgaactggggaggtggtgggtggagagagccgagatagtgccactataccccagcctgggtgacagatacaaactttgtctcaaaaataaataaataaaataaaataattttaaaaaaaaagtacatattgaGTACAGTGCACATGGCTTGGGGGATGGGTGTaacaaaatctcagaattcaccactaaaaAACTCACccggttgggcgcggtggctcacacctgccatcccagcactttgggaggccgaggtgggcggatcacctgaggttgggagttcaagaccagcctggccaacacggtgaagccctatttctactaaaaatacaaaactagccgggtgtggtagtggacgcctgtaatcccaggtactcgggaggctaagccggaaaatcacttgaacccgggaggtggaggttgcagtgagccgagattgaaccactgcactccagcctgtaatcccagcacttcgggaggccgaggtgggcagatcacctgaggtcgggagttcgagaccagcccggccaacatggagaaactctgtctctactaaaagttcaaaaattagccgggtgtggtggcaggtgcctgtgatcccagctacttgggaggctgaggcaggagaatcacttgaacccaggaggtggaggttgtagtgagccaagattgcaccactgcactccagcctgagtgacagagcaagactctgtatcaaataataataataataataataataataataataataataattgtaagaAAGCTGTATACCTACACACAGCTTTCCATCCATCATGAGTAACACACAGTGTGGAGTTGAGGGTGTTGTTGGGAGCAAGAAGAAAACCACatgataggctgggcgcggtggctcatgcctgtcatcccagcactttgggaggccgaggcgggcggatcacgaggtcaggagatcgagaccatcctggctaacacggtgaaactccatctctactaaaaaatacaaaaaactagctgggcgtggtggtggtacctgtagtcccagctacttaggaggctgaggcaggagaatggtgtggagcttgtagtgagccgagattgtgccactgtactccagcctgggcgacagagcaagactccgtctcaaaaaaaaaaaaaaaaaaaaaatcacatgacgTCTTCATCATCTCCCAGAAGCATCCAGCCACACCCCCCGCTCGGAGAAACCATGAGACACGTCTCTGCTTCCccgacagacacagacacaccttCCTGGAACTGAATGTCTTGTTCCTCCGGGAATGAGAAGTGCTGCTTTGCCGTCCGCACCACTTCTGGGATGTCGAAAACGGTGACCTTACATCCAGGATACAGAGACAGGCACTCCTTCGCCAGAGCTCCAGGGCCACCTGGAAGAGGACAAAGCGTGTCTGGCCCCCAGAGATGAACCAGGGAGACGTCACTCGCCCTCCACGCACCGTGGACCCATGAAGGGTCTAACCCAGGAACCTGGGACCTTCCACCGTgtctggtcttttttcttttttttctttccttccttccttccttctttctttttccttccttccttccttccttccttccttccttccttccttccttccttccttccttccttccttccttccttctttccttttccttccttccttccttccttccttccttccttccttccttccttccttccttccttccttccttctttccttttccttccttccttccttccttccttccttccttccttccttccttctttccttttccttccttccttccttccttccttcctttttttattatactttaagttctagggtacaggtgcagAACATGCAGGGTTTCCTACGTAGGTATccatatgccatgttggtttgctacacccattgcctcgtcatttacattgggtatatctcctaatgctctccctctcccagccccccaccccctgtcaggccctgatgtgtgatgttctccaccctgtgtgtccatgtgttctccttgtcCAAGTCCCACCTAGGAGTGAGAAcacacggtgtttggttttctgtctttgtgatggTTTGCttagaaggatggtttccagcttcatccatgtccctgcgaaggacacgaacttatcctttttttttttgagacagagtcttgctctgtcgcccaggctggagtgcagtggtgcaatctcggctcactgaaagctctgcctcctgggttcacgttattctcctgcctcaccctccggagtagctggggctacaggcgcccgacaccatgcctggctaattttggttttttgttttttgttttttgtatttttagtagagacagggtttcaccgtgttagccaggatcgtcttgatctcctgaccacatcgtgatccgcccgcctcagcctcccaaagtgctgggatgacaggcgtgagccaccgcgcccggccgaactcatccttttttatctGCCATGTCTGATCTCGACGGTGATGTGATTGTCTACGGGCCCCCGAGTTCAGGTGGTCTTCCAGGCTGGGCTAACCCAAACTCCAAGCTTCCACACGGCCACTGACTGAACTCTGTGCTCTCCAAGCCTGCGCACCTGTCCAGCCAAGGGCGGACAACAGGTAAGAGAAGGACGCGATAGCAAGCCCCGGGCAGAAGATCCAGCCAGCCGTGCACACAAAGTCCATCGTGGGCCCCAGAGACCTCCAGCCCCGTGCTCCTTGTCCATTATTTCCGTAGAAAGTCTgtgttattattaattatttatttatttatttatttattttgaaacagactctcgctccgtcgcccaggctgcagtgcagtggcgtgatctcctctcactgtgacctccgcctcccaggtacaagcaattctcctgcctcagactcctgagtacctgggatgacaggcacccgccaccacacctggctgcttttttggattttttagtagagaccgggtttcaccatgttggtcaggctggtctcgaactcccgaccttgggatccacccacctcggcctctcaaagttctgggatgacaggcgtgagccaccgtgcccggtcgacttgttcattattttcttcccaaGCTGCTGCCCAGGCAGGGGGATCCTGAACTCTATGTATCCCTGCTGACAGTGACTAAAAGTAATAAATCAGAGAAGGCTATCCACTCTGCAAAGAGCTTTCTGCCAGCCAGGAGCTCTTCTGAGTGATCCACTGAGTCACAGAAGGGAGACAGGCTGGGTGGATCACGGCCTGGAGTATGAGAGCCCTACGGGGTGCAGGAGGTGCTTAAGGGGTGAGCTCGAGGTTGGTGGGTTTGTATTTGAAAAGCAAGCTCAGGGCCAGGTACGGTGGAtgagctgagcccaggagtctgagaccagtctctacaaaaagttttaaaatggccggtggcggtggctcaagcctgtaatcccagcactttgggaggccgaggcgggctgatcacgaggtcaggagatcgagaccatcctggctaacatggtgaaaccccgtctctactaaaaatacaaaaaattagccgggcgaggtggcgggtacctgtagtcccagctactcgggaggctgaggcaggagaatcgcttgaacccgggaggcggagattgcagtgagccgagattgtgccactgtactccagcctgggcgacagaacgagactgtgaaaaaaaaaaaaaaaacaaggaagctcagcctgggtgtggtggctcacgcctgtaatcccagcacttttggaggctgaggcaggaggattgcatgagcccaggagtctgagaccagccagggccacatagagagactcagtctctacaaaataagTTAGGTGTGGcggcatgcatctgtagttccagctactcgggaggctaaggtgggaggatcacttgagcctgggagtctgaggctgcagtgagccattatcacagcactgcactccagcctgcgagacGAGCagaaccctatctcaaaaaataaaaacaagaccgaggcaggcgggtccctcgaggtcaggagttcgacaccagcccggccgacatggcaaaactccgtgtctatcaaaaaatacaaaaattagcctgccgTGGTGACgcgcgcctggaatcccagctactcgggaggctgaggcaggagaatcgcttgaacccgggaggtggaggttgcagtgagccgagaccacaccactgcactccagcctgggcgatagagcaagattacatctaaaaaataaaataaaatataggggtcaggcatggttgctcacgcctgtcatcccagcactttgggaggccaaggcgggtggatcacgaggtcaagagatagagaccagcccagccaacatggcaaaaccccgtctctattaaaaaattcaaaaattagcctggcatagtggcgcgcacctgtaatcccagctacttgggaggctggggcgggagaattgcttgacctgggaggtggaggttgcaacgaaccgagatcacaccactgtactccagcctgggcaatagagcaagattacatctttaaaaaaaaattaaaatagaaataaaagaaaagcgtGCTTTCAGAGGAGATGTTTGCTGACTCTAGGAAGTGCCCAGTGCTGGGAGGAATGATTCCTCCAAGACCAGAGATCTCGTACATGTCAAAGCATcagaatgcaaaaaataaaagaccttgttaggccgggcgcggtggctcacacctgtcatcccagcactttgggaggccgaggcgggcagatcacgaggtcaagagatcgagaccaacatggtgaaaccctgtctctactaaaaatacaaaaaattagccaggtgtggcagcttgcacctgtcgttccagctactctggaggctgaggcaggagaatcgcttgaacccggggagcggaggttgcagtgagctgagatcgtcccactgcactccagcctgggcgacagagggagactccatctcaaaaaaaataaaataaaaaacattgctTACACGCTCCCTACAGAGATCAGGAGACACAGCTCTGAGgttttgggggttgggggggtaCCTACCACCGAGGTCGCACATAAGTGGGAACCCCGAAAGGTCAAAGGCAGTGAGCACGCTTCTCCCGTTGACGCTCCAGACCTCCTGCAGAGCTTGCATGAACTGCAGCCGCTCGCCCTCAGACCTGGCGTGCAAAACCACGCTCGTGACAACGGTGAAGATCCGGGCAGGCGTCCACAGCAAAGGTGTACATAACCCCCTGCTGAGAACAGAGCCGTACCCTACAGGTGCACCTGAGAGCTTCGCATGTGTGAAATGGAACATGGAGTCATTTGGGATGGGGCAACCGGAGGTCGGCCACCAAAGGGTACCCAGCTCTGGGAAACCCGGGGTCGAGTCAGAACGGATCATTGTTCTCTGGATGGGAAGGGATTTCCCCGCTCAATGGGAAGGGATTTCTATCCGAAGAGGAGTTTAGATGTTTTCTAAGAGGAAAGTCGATAATATGTCCCCCCACCCACAGAGCTCAGCTCCAGAGGACAAATCCAGGAAGGGTGGGGGGGGGTCCACATATCCTGGGGCAGGGGCCCCAGAAGGTGGGAATTCAGGTGGTGGGGGAAGAGGCTAGAGAAAAGGCAGGAACTAGTAAGGGAGGGAGGTGAGATGGAGCCAAGAAGGACAGGTGGACACGGAGGCGGACAGAGCTCATGTGTTGCaagctccctctctcctcctgtcCTCTCGGCAGAGCCTGCTGTGGGGGTTTGCCTCAGAGTAATGAGGGCTGAAAAACTGCCTCTTAGGTACCGGGGtcactactcaggtgatgggcaCACTAAAAGTCCAGGCTCCACACTGCAACATGTAAGCATGGAAGAGACGGGGACTTGCGCCCACTaaacagatacatatatacacatatacgtacacatgtatacatatattcacatatatatgaagaaaggaaggaagaaggagaaaaagaaaaaaggaaagaagagaggaaacgagagaaagaaagaaaaagaaagaaagagagaaagaaagaaagagaaaagaaaaaagaaaggaaaggaggaaggaaggaaggaaggaaggaaggaaggaaggaaggaaggaaggaaggaaggaaggaaaagaaagaaatgggtgagggaaggaggaaaggagagagggtgggtgggagggaaggaaggaaggagtaagggaaggagggaaggaaggaagtgagggagggaagtagagagggtgggagggagggaagggaggaaggaaggagacagggagggaggaagggagaaaggaaagaaggtaggaagaaaaaaaaagaaggaaggaaagaaagagagaaagagagaaagagaagaaagaaagaaagaaagaaagaaagaaagaaagaaagaaagaaagaaagaaggaaagaaagaaagagggagggagggagggagggagggagggaggaaggaaggaaggaaggaaggaaggaaggaaggaaggaaggaaggaaggaaggaaggaaggaaggaaggaagggagggaagaaggaaggaaggaaagacagaccaaccgaaaggagaagagaagaggaaaaaaggagggGAAATACGGGGCATGAAAACAGAGAAGACGAGAGAAAGGAGAAGacgggagaggagaaggagagaggcagGCGAAGGGAGGCGACGGGAGAGGTAGAaatgaaaagagaggagagaagggaagagaaagaaaggaggaaagagaggagaaaggaagaggaaaagaagagaaaggatgaAAGGGGAtgggagggaaaaggagaggagaggaaagaagagagtgaagagagaagagagaggagacaaGAGAGGGAAGATGGGAGAGAGGAGGGCGGagatggagaggaaaagagaggagagaaggaaaaggagagaaagagaggaggacagaagaggaagagagggaacaggatggaaggagaggagaggggaggggaatagaggggagagaaggggaggagaggagaggctgggggaCAGACCCATCAATCCACCTCCATCTTAGAATTCCAGGTAAGAGCTTCAGGCAAAGGCCAAAGCTGTGTCCACGTCCACAAAGCAAAGTGAAGAACTGGGGTCTCCCCTGGCCTCACCTTCACCTCTGACCAAATCAAAAACTGggcctctattttctttcttttcttttcttttttttttttttttttttttttttgagacggagtttcactcttgtcgcccaggctggagtgcaacggcgtgatctcagctcactgcaacctccatctcccaggttcaagcggttctcctgcctcagcctcccgagtagctgggattatcggtgtgcaccaccacgcccgcctaacttttgtatttttagtagagatggggtttcaccatgttggccaggctggtctcgaactcctgacctcaggtgatccgcccacctcagcctcccaaagtgctgggatgacagacgtgagtcaccgcgcctggccggtgCCTCCATGTTCTACATAAACACTGAGTTTGTGAGTAGTCCTTTGGAAGGAAGGGTCAAGTTGCACCCACTCAGGAACTGGATCCATTCGAACATCAGAATCTGGGATggtagtgggggtggggggtgttattttaaattaaatggtgACTTCCTCCTGGGTTATCCCGTTTGAGTACATTGATTGGGTCTCCTAAGTCCTTTAGAAATAAACACAATCTTATCTGAGTTGTTGGTTTCAAAGTGATGGGTGTTACCTGTAGATGGCTGTAAAAAGGTCTTCAGCGGGAACGCCAAACGTCTGCAGGTACTGGTTCTTTCCTTCTCtaagaaaagagagggaaggcTGCTGTTTAACTacctcatctcatctcatcatctcatctcatctcatcatctcatcatctcatctcatctcatcatcTCATCATCGCATCtcatcatctcatctcatctcatctcatcatctcatctcatcatctcatttcatctcatctcatcatctcatctcatctcatcatctcatctcatcatctcatctcatcatctcatctcatcatctcatcatctcatctcatcatctcatcatctcatctcatctcatctcatctcatcatctcatctcatcatctcatctcatctcatcatcTCATCTCATCATCTCATCTCATCATCTCATCTTCTCATCTCATcttctcatctcatctcatctcatcatctcatctcatctcatcatcTCACCTCATCATCTCACCTCATCATCTCATCTCATCATCTCATCtcatcatctcatctcatctcatctcacctcacctcacctcatcatctcatctcatcatctcatcatctcatctcatctcatctcatctcatcatcTCACCTCACctcatcatatcatatcatatcatatcatatcatatcatctcatctcatctcatctcatcatctcatctcatctcatctcatctcatctcatctcatctcatcgcATCGCATCTCatctcagtcgcccaggctggagtgcaatggcatgatctcggctcactgcaacctctgcctcccaggttcatgccattctcctgcctcagcctcccgagtagctgggactacaggcgcccgccaccacgcccagctaatttttgtatttttagtagagacggggttttaccatgttggtcaggctggtctcgaactcctgacctcttgatccgcccaccttggcctcccaaagtgctgggattacaggtgtgagccaccgtgcccggccttatcttattttatgagatggagtctcgctctgccgcccaggctggaattctgtggcactatcttggctcactgcaatctccgactcctgggttcaagcaattctcctgcctcagcctcccacgtagctgggactataggcgcccgccaccacgcccggctaattttttgtatttttagtagagacggaagtttcactgtgttagccaggctggtcttgatctcctgacctcaagtgatctgcccacctcggcctcccaaagtgctgggatgacaggcgtgagccaccgcacctggccacaccAGGTGATTTCTACCATCTACTCTGGGTAAGCAAGTCTAGCAATGCCATGTTTGTTTCTGCAAGAAATCTGCCATTTCAGGCTGGGTGaggtgagatggtgccactgcactccagactggtcgacagagcgagactccattcaaaaaataaataaataaataaattaaaaaaaaaaaaaaaaaaaaaaaaaaaaaggctgggtacggtgtctcacacctataatcccagcactttgggaggctgaggcgggcagatcaccagaggtcaggagatcgagaccatcctggctaacatggcgaaaccccgtctctagttgGACAtagtagcgggcacctgtagtcccagctactcgggcgactgaggcaggagaatggcttgaacctgggaggcggagggtgcagtgagccgagattgcaccactgcactccagcctgggagacagagcgagactgtgtctcaaaaaaaaaaaaaagaaagaaaccttccCTTTCACCTCCTCCAATGCCCCTTCACCAGCCCCCCGGGGGTACCGCCTAGATGCAGCCCCCACCTCACAGCATCTGCCAGGTGACCCCAGCACCCGTAACTGGTCCTGCCCATATACTTCAGCAGGCTGCATTGTGACGTCGGGCTGACCCTGGTCAGGTAGGCGCTGGACAGCTCTGTGTTTTCATAGAAAgctgaaacacacaaaaaagaacagGGAGAAAGCAGTGAGATTCCGAGTCCCTGCCGGCGGACGCTCCCCAGCTCACCAACGTGGTGATTTCCACATGATTCCTGCCTGGGAGCACCAACACCCGCACAGCTGGGGCGTTCTGTGGAAGGCACAAAGGTGACCCGGGGCAGCTGGCACCCACGTTGGGTTCGGTTTAGACAAATCCCATCGGGAGTTTTGGGTGGAGGAAGTACAAATGCAGTTGAACCATGAGAGGAAACACACATTACATTTCCCCAGTGTCTAAAATAACGtattgaggccgggcacggtggctcacgcctgtcatcccagcactgtgggaggccgaggcgggtggatcacctgaggtcaggagatcgagaccagcctggccaacagggcgaaatcctgtctctactaaaaatacaaaaactagcctggccaggtggcgggtgcctgtaatctcagctactggggaggctgaggcaggagaatcgcttgtacctgggaggcggaggttgcagtgagccgagattgcaccgctgcagtccagcctgggcaacagagcgagactctgtctcaaaaacagagcgagagggccgggcgtggtggctcactcctgtaatcccagcactttgggaggccgaggcaggtggatcacctgagatcaggagtttgacaccagcctggccaacatgctgaaactccgtgtctaccaaaaatacaaaaagtagctgggcgtggtggtgggtgcctgtaatcccagttactcaggaggctgaggcaggagaatcgcttgaaccggggaggcagaggttgtagtgagctgagatctcaccacttcactccagcctggggacggagtgaaactccgtctcaaaaaaaaaaaaaaaaaaaaaaaaaaaagaaaccccatcatTCGCATAATAtctctggctagttttttttgtgtgtatggttttgttttttgttttgttttgacgcaggaccttgctctgttgccaaggctggagtgtagcggtgtgaccatagctcactgaagcctcgaactcttaggctcaagcaatcctcctgcctcagctgggacctgactagctgggaccacaggcatgtaccacgactcccagttcatttttgtattattattattaattttttttttttgagatacagtcttgctcagttgcccaggctggtgagaaatggcacaatctcagctcactgcaacctctgcctctcgggttcaagcaattcttctgtctcagcctcccgaatagctgggaccacaggtgtataccacgtctcccagttaatttttctgtcttctttagaaatggggtctcgcgacatggcccaggctgctctcaaactccagggctcaaggaatCCCCCAGCCTGGGACTCGCACTCTGGCAGCTTTGACGTCCCCAGGGCAGACCTCGGTAGTTACGACAGAAACCACATGAATCCCCAAACCTGCAAATacagacggaatctcgctctgtcgcccaggctggagtgcagtggcgccatctcggctcactgcaacctctgcctcccgggttcacgccgttctcctgcctcagcctccccagtagctgagaagacaggtgcccgtcaccacgtccggctaatgttttgaatttttttaaatagaaacggggtttcgtgGTGTTAGCCGGAATGGAGACAGTCTGGTTTTGTACAGAACACATGGGCTGCAGAGGGTGGCCCACTTAAAATGCCTCCTTCAAAACGCCCGTGTCCTCACCTTTTCCTGCCCTCGTCTCCACTTTCAACAGCTTCAGGGACACGCAGGTGTCCAGCAGGAGCTCTGTCCCGTGGGAGCTGGCCTCCACACCTGCAGCCACCGCTGC
This genomic stretch from Chlorocebus sabaeus isolate Y175 chromosome X, mChlSab1.0.hap1, whole genome shotgun sequence harbors:
- the ASMT gene encoding acetylserotonin O-methyltransferase, translated to MGSSGDDGYRLLNEYTNGFMVSQVLFAACELGVFDLLAEAPGPLDVAAVAAGVEASSHGTELLLDTCVSLKLLKVETRAGKAFYENTELSSAYLTRVSPTSQCSLLKYMGRTSYGCWGHLADAVREGKNQYLQTFGVPAEDLFTAIYRSEGERLQFMQALQEVWSVNGRSVLTAFDLSGFPLMCDLGGGPGALAKECLSLYPGCKVTVFDIPEVVRTAKQHFSFPEEQDIQFQEGDFFKDPLPEADLYILARILHDWADGKCSHLLERVYHTCKPGGGLLVIESLLDEDRRGPLLTQLYSLNMLVQTEGQERTPTHYHMLLSSAGFRDFQFKKTGAIYDAILVRK